One stretch of Tribolium castaneum strain GA2 chromosome 5, icTriCast1.1, whole genome shotgun sequence DNA includes these proteins:
- the LOC661322 gene encoding ankyrin repeat and SAM domain-containing protein 6: MIVVREERRNSVLKMASNEEFIRKNKVVVVDDDKNTKLHYAAALGNLEEIEKIVAKKQKLDPENYLGWTPLMMAVRNANAKAVDLLLCHGADTSKKNNFGMNVFAMSVASGDLDMVERLLNHLLCGGVSRQSLQKTLSPVSLALLFGHDHIFKYLLERHFEPNAATPFTAITPVMFAAALANNKAMKKLMLLNADVSAKNYLGKTVFDIEQTRHRKIDIAPKKQQPNVPFIVISPHATNSPVFQLTQNYPNFAPTSGEGHLRKSSNTLTPSAPNLLCANVTPIAPITTPQMMPQMFFPPNFSPSNFATPVGAFDSSNHSFLNATLTPSTMFFSPFPPQQVPF, from the exons ATGATAGTTGTGAGAGAAGAGCGAAGGAATTCAGTATTGAAGATGGCCTCAAACGAAgaatttataagaaaaaataaagtggtTGTAGttgacgatgacaaaaatacCAAGCTTCATTACGCTGCGGCTTTGGGCAATTTGGaagaaattgagaaaatagTGGCGAAAAAACAGAAACTTGACCCAGAGAATTATCTTGGTTGGACTCCGCTGATGATGGCGGTCAGAAACGCGAATGCCAAAGCAGTGGACTTGCTTCTGTGTCATGGGGCAGACaccagtaaaaaaaataattttg GCATGAATGTGTTTGCGATGAGCGTGGCCAGTGGCGACCTTGACATGGTGGAGCGCCTGCTAAACCACCTCCTGTGTGGGGGCGTCTCAAGACAAAGTTTGCAAAAAACCCTTTCTCCGGTTTCTTTGGCTCTTTTATTCGGACATGACCACATTTTCAAGTACTTGCTGGAGCGCCATTTTGAGCCGAACGCTGCCACACCTTTCACAG cAATCACTCCGGTTATGTTTGCCGCCGCTTTAGCCAACAACAAGGCGATGAAAAAGTTAATGTTATTGAACGCGGACGTATCAGCGAAAAACTATTTGGGGAAAACGGTTTTTGACATCGAGCAAACGAGGCACAGGAAAATTGATATTGCTCCCAAAAAGCAACAACCAAACGTTCCGTTCATTGTAATCAGTCCTCATGCCACAAATTCCCCGGTTTTCCAGCTGACGCAAAACTATCCCAATTTTGCGCCCACTAGTGGAGAAGGACATTTGAGGAAATCTTCAAATACTTTAACCCCAAGTGCTCCAAATCTGCTGTGTGCTAATGTTACACCAATCGCTCCAATCACAACACCTCAGATGATGCCGCAGATGTTTTTCCCGCCGAATTTTTCACCCAGCAATTTTGCAACGCCAGTGGGAGCTTTTGACTCTTCTAATCATAGTTTTCTGAATGCCACGTTAACTCCGTCAACTATGTTTTTCTCGCCGTTTCCTCCACAACAGGTGCCTTTTTAA